GAGGCTCCATCAAAACTTGGGCATGGGTAGCGGGGGACATGCCACCTCCTTAAGCAACCCAGTCCTGCGTATTATTTACTGGAGACAGAAGAGAGCGGGACAGGCTGAGTCAAAGACAAGGACTGAAAAATAGGAGAGAACAAGGGCGAATGGTGGTGACAATAACAGAGAAGTGATACCGACAATTCGGGCCAGAGAGCGGATCctgaggaaaagagagacagatcGGAGGCAGAAGAGGGGTGGACGCGGACGGAGGGGAGGAAAAGGGCgaggagagcaggggcaggggctccGCGGGTGCGGGCAGCGGTGGACTGTGACGGCCGGCGGGCCGCGAGGCGCAGAGCGCTGGAGAACCGCGCACCCCGCGGGCTGCTCAGCGCGTCTCCACAGCGCCGAGCCACCGCCCGCCCCGAAGCCCCAGCCGCAGCCTCGGCCCCCGGGGCCCCGCTCACCCaggaccaccaccaccaccaccagcggAAACGTCCGCGCTTCTGGaatgagggacagggagggaagcGCCGCAGCTTCCAATAGGCACAAGGGCCGACAAAGGTGCGCCTGCGTCAGCCCAAGGACGCGCAGGACGTAACCGTGACGCCCGGGCTGGGACTGGGGGCGGCTTCCGGCCCGGCGCGGAAGCCACTGGCTTAAAACCTGCGGGCCAGGCGGAAGCACCGGCCTACCCCGGCGCCCGGTTGCTGGGACAGGACCCGGGATGCTGACCCGGGATGCTGACCCAGGAGAGGATAACGCCTGTGCCAGTGGCTCACCACCTTCGGGGAGGCCTACTCTACCTGCTGTTCTCCAGTGCAGTTGTGGCTAAGCTAACCATTCTACTACAGTAATACTAACAGTGAAGTCAACTTTAAGCGGTATTCTCTTACAAGCAGCAACACTTCGCACCCGCTAGCATAATCAACAGTCGAGAAGGCAGagttggaaccctcatacactactGGTCAGACTGTAAATATCGCTGCTTTATAAACGCCTGGAAATCCGTCAGATGTTTAAATTACTAATCCAGCAGGGCCACTCTTGGTACACACTCAAATGAAAACACATGCCACACAAACTTTGTAATAGCTAAACAGAACAGGTATTCCACACTTCCACAGTGAAATACAGGTACATGCTGCAACATAAAccctaaaaaaattattctaagtcAAAGCCAGTTACTAAGGGCCACATACTAAgacttcatttttatgaaatgctcAGAATAGGCAAATGTATAGTCAGAAAATTGGTTGCCTATGGCTGGATTGTGGGTAGGGGGTAGTGACAGCCAACCACTACCAAGGTTCCTCCTTGGGATattgaaaataactttcaaattcATTGCGCTGATGGATGTGGAACCAAACATACTAAATGCCACTTAACAGTGCGTTTAATCTCAATAAAGTCGGtggaaaagtttcagaaatttcCCCATGttctaatattccattttatgcaCAAATTCACCGAGAAGCAAAACAGCATGCTTATGAACCAAAACTAGTGGCTTAGAGCAACAGAATAATCTAATTCTAATAAGAAAACTCATTTGATCAATCTTgtgatgacatttaaaatatatttactaattaAGACAACCAAGActctgcttttacttttatttgcatttattttttgctgaatttattcCCGGGCcataagtttttgtttcttcaatttcttctgGGATatctgtggaaaagaaaaaaaaataaaaggacttaaGATTCCAGGAGAAACCCATACTACATCTTAAAGGAGGTCGTATCTCAATGAAAGAGCAATTGGAAATTTCAACATAAAGGTAAAGAGTCCTTTGGCGTAGAGACAAGGGGAGATGAGATGGGCAGCTGGGAGGAAATTATAGTAAGCAGGAGAGTCAAGACTGCAAGCAAGGAGCTGAGTTGGTTAAGACTAAGCGACAGCAAGGATGGAGGATAATACTTAATGACAAAAATCAACAGAAGTCAAATCCATTAGGTGTGAAGAATCACCCTTAGGTTCCAGActtaaagaactaaatgtaatcATTAACTGAAAACAAGCTTATTAGattggggggaggcagggaagggaccCTTTGGATATGTGGCATTTGAAGTGACTATGGACACTTCAAATGCAGGTAAAGAGTAAGTGAGGTAGGAACATCAGATAATCATGTAGTTCTAATATACTGGATAATACAAAGTTACTATTCATTATTAGTCACAAAACAAAGGAGACCCATGAAAGCCAAAATAAAACGACTACAAGAGGTAGTTGGTTGCTCAGAACAGTTTCCTTTCACGGTTATTCCAAAGGTGTCCTAAGTCAGTCATCACAGCAACCACTAATTCTAATACACCAAAGGAAACAGCAAAAACTAAGTAACTTACCTTTTTCTTCTGTGCAACCTCCTCTTCTGGTTTAGGAACAATCTGCTCTTTTTCAGTAAGGATCATCTCAATGTGGCAGGGAGAGCTCATGTAAGGGTTGATCCGACCATGAGCTCTGTAAGTCCTGCGCCGCATCTTGGGAGCTTTGTTCACCTGGATGTGCTCAATGACCAGTGAATCTACATCTAagccctgggaagaggggagggtaaaCAAAACCTGGTAATACCTTTATTTTAAATCCACAAACTGCCGTTAAAGTCCCTGCCTTAATGCAATCATTTTGAAAGGCAACCTTTTAAACTATTTGttcaagcaatttttttaaacacgTAGGATAGTGTCCTTTAAATCTACGTAACTGCCAAAACTCAGTGCGAAATGTACCTTGTTTATAAGGGCACTCCATAAAGGCCGCTGAGGAATGGACTTACAGGATGGGTAGCGTTAAATAAATCCGGGCATCAGCAGCTTTAACTGAATAATGAAATTGCATGCATAAAGATGTTTATGGTTTGGGTACCTTAAGTTCTGCATTACTTTCTGCATTTTTGAGCATGTGCAGTAAAAACTCAGCACTCTTTTTAGGCCATCGACCCTGTGTCCAGCCCCACTGTTTtgcctaaggaaaaaaaaaaagagaggccaTTAGTTCTTTCCCGATTTAAATCAATGTTATAATCAAGATGACTTATTTTAACATTAAGGTTGCTCAGAacatgtttttctcatggttaaTCCAAAGGTGTCCAAAACTGCCATCATAGGAGCAAGATCCCGATTAAAGGTAGATCGTAGC
This window of the Camelus ferus isolate YT-003-E chromosome 30, BCGSAC_Cfer_1.0, whole genome shotgun sequence genome carries:
- the RPL17 gene encoding 60S ribosomal protein L17, translated to MVRYSLDPENPTKSCKSRGSNLRVHFKNTRETAQAIKGMHIRKATKYLKDVTLQKQCVPFRRYNGGVGRCAQAKQWGWTQGRWPKKSAEFLLHMLKNAESNAELKGLDVDSLVIEHIQVNKAPKMRRRTYRAHGRINPYMSSPCHIEMILTEKEQIVPKPEEEVAQKKKISQKKLKKQKLMARE